One window of Bacteroides sp. AN502(2024) genomic DNA carries:
- a CDS encoding DUF1080 domain-containing protein, with protein sequence MKNVFYPLACCCLAAGVFASCGGQKKTNAPEEQSTVALSYSKSLKAPETDSLNLPVDKDGYIMIFDGETFNGWRGYGKDRVPSKWTIEDGCIKFNGTGGGEAQDGDGGDLIFAHKFKNFELELEWKVAKGSNSGILYLAQEVTSKDKDGNDVLEPIYISAPEYQILDNANHPDAKLGKDNNRQSASLYDMIPAVPQNSKPFGEWNKAKIMVYKGTVVHGQNDENVLEYHLWTKQWTDMLQASKFSEEKWPLAFELLNNCGGENHEGFIGLQDHGDDVWYRNIRVKILD encoded by the coding sequence ATGAAAAATGTATTTTATCCATTAGCTTGTTGTTGTCTTGCTGCGGGAGTTTTTGCTTCTTGCGGTGGTCAGAAAAAAACAAATGCTCCGGAAGAACAGAGCACAGTTGCATTGTCTTACTCTAAATCATTAAAAGCACCGGAAACAGATAGTTTGAATCTGCCTGTTGATAAAGATGGTTATATCATGATCTTTGATGGTGAGACGTTTAACGGATGGCGTGGTTATGGAAAAGACCGTGTCCCTTCCAAATGGACCATCGAAGATGGTTGTATCAAATTTAACGGAACTGGCGGCGGTGAAGCTCAAGACGGTGATGGGGGCGATTTGATCTTTGCTCACAAATTTAAAAACTTTGAATTGGAGTTGGAATGGAAGGTTGCTAAAGGTAGTAATTCAGGTATTCTGTATTTAGCTCAGGAAGTTACTTCTAAAGACAAAGACGGTAATGATGTGCTTGAACCTATTTATATTTCTGCACCTGAATATCAGATCTTGGATAATGCCAATCATCCGGATGCTAAATTGGGGAAGGATAACAATCGTCAGTCAGCTTCTTTGTATGACATGATTCCGGCAGTTCCTCAAAATTCTAAACCGTTTGGCGAATGGAACAAGGCTAAGATTATGGTTTATAAAGGTACAGTTGTTCACGGACAAAATGATGAAAATGTACTTGAATATCATTTGTGGACAAAACAATGGACTGATATGTTGCAGGCAAGTAAGTTCAGCGAAGAAAAATGGCCTTTGGCATTTGAATTGCTGAATAATTGTGGTGGTGAAAATCACGAAGGTTTCATAGGTCTGCAAGATCACGGTGATGATGTTTGGTATCGCAACATCCGCGTGAAAATTTTGGACTAA
- a CDS encoding sugar phosphate isomerase/epimerase family protein, producing the protein MKTKIYICALAALFMIPQAMIAQTKKKAKKEVAIQLYSVRDILNKVDNKDGKCDPIYTALLKKLANMGYTGVEAANYNNGKFYGRTPQQFKKDVESAGLKVLSSHCTRGLSKEELASGDYSKSLEWWSQCIADHKAAGMKYIVAPWMDVPKTLKELDTYCAYYNEVGKRCKQQGLLFGYHNHAHEFQKVEDKVMYDYMLEHTNPEYVFFQMDLYWVVRGQSSPVDYFNKYPGRFKIFHVKDHREIGQSGMVGFDAIFKNAKTAGVNYLIAEIENYSMPVEKSVEVSLDYLLNASFVNSSYAK; encoded by the coding sequence ATGAAAACTAAAATTTATATCTGTGCGTTGGCTGCTCTTTTCATGATTCCGCAGGCAATGATAGCACAAACCAAGAAGAAAGCAAAAAAAGAAGTAGCGATTCAACTCTATTCTGTCAGAGATATATTAAATAAGGTTGACAACAAAGATGGTAAGTGTGACCCCATTTATACTGCTCTGCTGAAGAAATTGGCAAATATGGGATATACCGGTGTTGAAGCTGCCAATTATAACAACGGTAAATTTTATGGCCGGACTCCTCAACAATTTAAAAAAGATGTTGAATCGGCCGGATTAAAAGTTTTGTCTTCGCACTGTACACGTGGGCTGTCGAAAGAAGAACTTGCTTCCGGTGACTATTCGAAATCACTAGAATGGTGGAGTCAGTGTATCGCTGATCATAAAGCTGCCGGTATGAAATATATTGTAGCTCCTTGGATGGATGTACCTAAGACACTCAAGGAGCTGGATACGTATTGCGCATATTATAATGAGGTAGGCAAGCGTTGCAAACAACAAGGTTTGTTGTTCGGATATCACAATCACGCTCATGAATTTCAGAAAGTAGAAGATAAAGTGATGTATGATTATATGCTGGAACATACGAATCCTGAATATGTTTTCTTTCAGATGGATCTTTATTGGGTAGTTCGCGGACAGAGTAGTCCTGTTGATTATTTTAATAAATATCCCGGTCGCTTCAAGATATTCCATGTGAAAGATCACCGAGAGATCGGACAAAGTGGAATGGTAGGTTTTGATGCAATCTTTAAGAATGCAAAAACAGCGGGTGTTAACTATCTCATTGCTGAAATCGAGAATTATAGTATGCCGGTAGAGAAGAGTGTGGAAGTAAGTTTGGATTATTTATTGAACGCTTCTTTTGTGAACAGTTCATACGCTAAATAG
- a CDS encoding two-component regulator propeller domain-containing protein encodes MKNRIILIFFLLIGTLSGKAQNISFLHLTTDDGLPNNSISSIYQDEREFMWFGTRNGIGVYNGKKIKIYQKEKDISNSILYNDIYHITGDRNGHVFIMTNRGISVYDIKKDLFSTITRNNMSAQFFSGHLYAATSKQIFKYNGNKLEPFYTIPDNEGYIRKLYIHNDSILIGSDRGVYILTPQKELTHPITTGNISDIFRDSNGEYWITASSGHGVYRIQGEQISRFQCKEEDPTTISSNFTHRCCEDTEGNIWIGTFNGLNKYNKNTGKFTRYFKQEHNKSLSHSSIWGLYCDKQGTIWIGTYSGGINYFNPQKQIYREYQTSSKEGEGLSSPIIGRMLEDGEGNLWICTERGGINKYNPATQTYKRYLSKDVSGNLPHDNVRAIYYDSLQHVLWLGIHLKGLNRLDMKTGHFTQYKNKKEDSSSLPSNLVEDIIPYQKQLILATANGVTLFDPQTGKCRLLFQDKNALYNTISTIGLTLDHEGTLWIANNNSGACAYHFDSQKFSIYRHKNGNNNSLSSNSINSIYEDSQKRLWFCTNENGLDLYRKETDDFINFDKRKNGLASNVIYNICELSPEKLLVTTDKGFSILDYRQKKFRNYDDLPLSCISENALYKSRKGEIFIGGTTGMISFQEKDLEQTPRSYRIYPYRLTVNGENIHTGDQSGILPQNITYTPKITLKSTQNVFNIEYTTTDYIPFHKNKIIYQLEGFSDTWNVLEQNTITYTNLAPGNYTLIVKAENVNEKLVPPSRLQIEILPPFYRTIWAYLAYIISIIILTYYIIHAYHRRLKLQESLKYEKRHIEDIEQLNQAKLHFFTNISHEFRTPLTLIIGQVEMLLQVRSFNPNIYNKILGVYKSCLQLRELITELLDFQKQEQGYMTIKVSEHNIVHFIYEHYLLFQEYAAQRQITFNFEKSSDNIRVWFDARQMQKAINNVISNAFKYTQAGGTISIAVRKRNQEVLIEITDNGSGIAKKDIDKIFNRFYQADVDSLPHTGTGIGLALTKGIIELHHGSIDVSSELGEGTTFRIHLMTGKEHFTNEQLCESSHISYSDELPNLNLVAQECPVQEQETIDNESISKEKKHKILIVEDNDSLREMLVTIFKPLYRVITAINGKEGLEKTCSEMPHIVISDIIMPEMSGTQLCLAIKQNFDTCHIPVVLLTAKTAIEHNLEGLKMGADDYITKPFNINILLSRCNNLVNNRIMLQEKFSKQPQVNIQILTNNMLDKKFIDKVTEIIENEIDNVNFSVDQLVTQMGIARTKLFTKLKAITGQTPGDLIMTIRLKRAAYLLKNNPELNISEISDRTGFSIPKYFSKCFKEKYHVTPQAYRKQD; translated from the coding sequence ATGAAAAACAGGATTATACTTATTTTTTTCTTACTAATAGGCACATTATCAGGAAAAGCACAAAATATATCATTTCTTCACCTGACCACCGACGACGGTCTGCCCAATAATTCCATTTCTTCTATTTATCAAGATGAACGTGAATTCATGTGGTTCGGTACTCGCAATGGAATCGGCGTATACAATGGGAAAAAAATTAAAATCTATCAAAAGGAAAAAGATATTTCCAACAGTATCTTATACAATGACATATATCATATTACCGGTGATCGAAACGGACACGTTTTTATTATGACTAACAGAGGCATCTCCGTTTATGATATAAAAAAAGACTTATTTAGTACTATAACCAGAAATAATATGAGCGCTCAGTTCTTCTCTGGTCATTTATATGCTGCCACATCCAAACAAATCTTCAAATACAACGGAAACAAACTGGAGCCTTTCTATACAATTCCGGATAACGAAGGATATATCAGAAAACTATATATACATAACGATTCCATACTCATCGGAAGTGACCGGGGAGTATATATACTAACTCCCCAAAAAGAATTAACCCATCCTATTACCACAGGAAATATTTCTGATATTTTCAGAGATAGTAATGGAGAATATTGGATAACTGCAAGTTCCGGTCATGGTGTATACCGCATTCAAGGCGAACAAATCAGCAGGTTTCAGTGCAAAGAGGAAGATCCGACAACAATCAGTTCCAATTTTACTCACAGGTGTTGCGAAGACACAGAAGGAAACATTTGGATAGGAACTTTTAACGGGTTAAACAAATATAACAAAAATACCGGAAAATTCACCAGATATTTTAAGCAGGAACATAACAAAAGTTTAAGCCATTCCTCCATCTGGGGGTTATACTGTGACAAACAAGGGACCATCTGGATAGGAACCTATTCCGGTGGTATTAATTATTTCAATCCGCAAAAACAAATTTATCGCGAATATCAGACTTCTTCCAAAGAGGGGGAAGGATTAAGTTCTCCCATTATCGGACGTATGCTGGAGGATGGCGAAGGAAACTTATGGATATGTACCGAACGGGGAGGAATCAATAAATATAATCCTGCTACCCAAACTTACAAACGTTATCTAAGCAAAGATGTTTCCGGTAATCTGCCACACGATAATGTAAGGGCTATCTACTATGATTCTCTGCAGCATGTATTATGGCTTGGCATACATCTAAAAGGGCTAAACAGACTGGATATGAAGACCGGACATTTCACTCAATATAAAAATAAAAAAGAAGATAGCAGTTCTCTCCCCTCCAATCTCGTGGAAGATATTATTCCTTATCAGAAACAGTTGATACTGGCCACAGCAAATGGAGTCACATTATTCGATCCACAAACAGGAAAATGCAGATTATTATTTCAAGACAAGAATGCACTTTATAATACGATATCCACTATAGGGCTGACTTTAGACCACGAAGGTACATTATGGATAGCCAACAATAACAGCGGAGCGTGTGCTTATCATTTTGACAGTCAGAAATTCTCCATTTACAGACATAAGAACGGCAATAACAACAGCCTCAGCAGCAACAGCATCAATTCCATTTACGAGGATAGTCAAAAAAGGCTCTGGTTTTGTACAAACGAGAATGGATTAGATTTGTACAGAAAAGAGACTGATGATTTTATCAACTTCGATAAACGCAAAAACGGGCTTGCCAGCAATGTAATATATAATATTTGCGAACTGTCACCTGAAAAATTGTTAGTGACAACAGATAAAGGATTCTCAATACTGGATTATCGACAAAAAAAATTCAGGAACTATGATGATCTTCCCTTAAGCTGCATAAGTGAAAATGCGCTCTATAAAAGCCGGAAAGGAGAAATATTTATCGGTGGAACCACCGGAATGATTTCTTTCCAAGAAAAAGACCTGGAACAGACGCCACGATCTTATCGCATATATCCATATCGTCTGACAGTGAACGGAGAAAATATCCATACAGGAGATCAAAGTGGAATATTACCCCAGAATATTACATATACCCCCAAAATAACTCTGAAATCTACTCAAAACGTTTTCAACATCGAATATACAACTACGGATTACATACCTTTCCACAAAAATAAAATTATTTATCAACTGGAAGGTTTCTCCGACACATGGAATGTATTGGAGCAAAACACCATTACATATACCAATCTTGCTCCCGGCAATTATACGTTAATTGTAAAAGCAGAAAACGTAAACGAAAAATTGGTTCCACCAAGTCGATTGCAAATAGAAATATTACCTCCTTTTTATCGTACGATATGGGCCTATCTGGCATACATCATAAGTATTATCATACTTACATATTACATCATACATGCATATCATCGTCGTCTAAAATTACAAGAATCTCTTAAATACGAAAAAAGACATATCGAAGATATCGAACAACTAAATCAGGCAAAACTGCATTTTTTCACCAACATATCCCACGAATTCCGAACACCGTTAACACTTATTATCGGGCAAGTGGAAATGTTGCTACAAGTACGTTCTTTTAACCCTAATATATACAATAAAATTTTGGGAGTATACAAAAGTTGTCTGCAATTAAGAGAACTTATAACCGAATTACTGGATTTTCAGAAACAAGAACAGGGATATATGACCATCAAGGTCAGCGAACACAATATAGTTCATTTTATATATGAACACTATCTGCTCTTTCAGGAATATGCGGCACAACGCCAAATCACTTTTAATTTTGAAAAAAGCAGTGACAATATCAGGGTATGGTTTGATGCCAGACAAATGCAAAAAGCCATCAATAATGTTATTTCCAATGCATTCAAATATACCCAAGCAGGGGGAACAATATCTATCGCGGTCAGGAAACGAAATCAGGAAGTACTCATTGAAATAACGGACAACGGTTCAGGCATTGCTAAAAAAGATATTGATAAGATTTTCAATCGTTTCTATCAAGCAGATGTAGATTCTCTACCACACACCGGTACAGGTATTGGTCTGGCTCTCACCAAGGGAATCATCGAATTGCATCATGGAAGTATTGATGTGTCCAGTGAGCTTGGAGAAGGGACAACTTTCCGTATCCATCTAATGACAGGAAAAGAACATTTCACAAACGAGCAGCTCTGTGAAAGTTCCCACATTTCTTATTCGGACGAACTCCCCAATCTGAATTTAGTCGCTCAAGAATGTCCTGTACAGGAGCAGGAAACCATAGATAACGAGAGCATATCAAAAGAAAAAAAACATAAAATACTAATCGTAGAAGACAATGACTCACTTAGGGAAATGTTAGTTACTATTTTTAAACCACTTTATAGAGTCATTACTGCTATTAACGGTAAAGAAGGGTTGGAAAAAACATGTTCGGAAATGCCTCATATCGTTATCAGTGACATCATTATGCCTGAAATGTCCGGAACTCAGCTTTGTCTGGCCATCAAACAAAATTTCGATACCTGTCACATTCCTGTTGTTCTGTTAACCGCCAAAACAGCCATTGAACACAATCTGGAAGGTTTAAAAATGGGAGCAGACGACTATATCACCAAACCATTCAATATCAACATTTTATTATCAAGATGCAATAACCTCGTTAATAATCGGATTATGTTGCAAGAAAAATTCAGCAAACAACCGCAAGTAAATATTCAAATTCTGACTAATAATATGCTGGATAAAAAATTCATAGATAAAGTCACAGAAATTATTGAAAACGAAATTGATAATGTAAATTTTAGTGTAGACCAACTCGTTACTCAAATGGGCATTGCCCGAACCAAACTATTTACTAAACTAAAAGCGATAACAGGACAAACACCCGGTGACCTTATCATGACTATCCGATTGAAACGCGCTGCATATCTGTTAAAGAACAATCCTGAATTAAATATATCAGAGATATCAGACCGAACAGGATTTAGCATTCCAAAATATTTTAGCAAATGCTTCAAGGAAAAATATCATGTAACTCCACAAGCTTATAGAAAGCAGGATTAA
- a CDS encoding glycoside hydrolase family 88 protein: protein MKSIVSICMVLFFSIMHACERMGKDDLSENVEYAAAQYDLLIEKLEKNDKLWAPRTVDSKGNIVYARYAWDWTLGFFPGSLWYLYNLTGDKKWKLLAKKYTEVLKKQQYITSHHDIGFIIGCSYLNGIRMGQEAYDSIVVQAARSLSTRFRSGAGVIQSWNTSTGWQSQRGWECPVIIDNMMNLEILFEATSLSGDSTFYNMAVSHADVTLKNHFRMDGSSYHVVDYDMRTGKVRSRCTAQGYSDESAWARGQAWAIYGYTMCYRYTRRLKYLEQAETVYEFICTHPNFPEDLVPYWDFDSVNIPHELRDASSAAIMAAALYELSMYSNKAEYKKTADRIMHSLSSSDYRGKIGENHNFLLMHSVGSYPHGNEIDVPLNYADYYFLEALKRKRDCDIKVKGKSAYK, encoded by the coding sequence ATGAAAAGTATTGTTTCAATTTGTATGGTCTTGTTTTTTTCTATTATGCATGCTTGTGAAAGGATGGGGAAAGATGATCTTTCAGAAAACGTTGAGTATGCAGCGGCACAATACGATTTGTTGATAGAAAAATTGGAGAAAAATGATAAGCTTTGGGCACCTCGTACGGTAGATTCTAAAGGAAATATAGTATATGCTCGTTATGCATGGGACTGGACTTTGGGCTTTTTCCCAGGAAGTCTTTGGTATTTGTATAATCTTACGGGAGATAAGAAATGGAAACTATTGGCGAAAAAGTATACAGAAGTTCTGAAAAAACAGCAATATATAACCTCTCATCATGATATCGGATTTATTATAGGATGTAGCTATTTAAATGGTATACGTATGGGGCAGGAGGCATACGATTCAATTGTCGTGCAAGCGGCCAGGTCTCTTTCCACTCGGTTTCGGTCTGGAGCCGGAGTGATCCAATCATGGAATACCTCTACAGGGTGGCAGTCACAAAGAGGTTGGGAGTGTCCTGTTATCATTGATAATATGATGAATTTGGAAATTCTTTTTGAGGCAACTTCCCTTTCAGGTGATTCTACCTTTTATAATATGGCGGTTTCACATGCAGATGTGACTTTAAAGAATCATTTTCGTATGGATGGAAGTTCTTATCATGTCGTTGATTATGATATGAGAACAGGTAAGGTGAGAAGCCGTTGCACTGCTCAGGGATATTCCGACGAATCAGCCTGGGCGCGTGGACAAGCCTGGGCTATCTATGGATACACAATGTGCTACAGATATACACGGCGGTTAAAATATCTTGAACAGGCGGAAACTGTTTATGAATTCATTTGTACGCATCCTAATTTTCCAGAAGATTTAGTTCCCTATTGGGATTTTGACTCAGTAAATATACCTCATGAATTAAGAGATGCTTCTTCTGCTGCCATTATGGCTGCTGCTTTGTATGAATTGAGCATGTATTCAAATAAGGCGGAATATAAAAAGACAGCGGATAGAATAATGCATTCTTTATCATCATCAGATTATCGGGGTAAAATTGGCGAGAACCACAATTTTTTATTGATGCATTCTGTAGGGAGTTATCCGCACGGAAACGAAATTGATGTTCCCTTGAATTATGCAGACTATTATTTTTTAGAAGCGTTGAAACGAAAAAGGGATTGTGACATAAAAGTTAAAGGTAAATCGGCCTATAAATAG
- a CDS encoding SusC/RagA family TonB-linked outer membrane protein has product MKDFFTPMKIPQKWVCLLAMSFVFGQQVFSSEKYVSGSTVVETGITQQRSKTVVGTVTDKGEPIIGASVVVKDAGKGVITDMNGNFKLDVPVGATIVISYVGYNNKEIVYKGESTLKVELSEDVLQLQEVQVVAYGVTKKVTVTGAISSVGTEEILKSPVSSISNALTGKLPGLSTVQQTGQPGADDATMYIRGVGSLTEGLSSPLVLVDGVERSFNQLDPNEIEDISILKDASSTAVFGVRGANGVILVTTKRGQEGKPKINVSTSYSLQMPTRMPEFANSYEYASTYVNAQRRDGIESGFAFTDEAIEAYRTHSNPLAYPDTDWVDMLIKNVALQTQHNFSISGGTKGVRYFASLGVLTQDGLFKSFEKEYDGNFKYNRYNYRINLDLDLTKTTLMRMNLGGRVNDKRTPNYEGSSDIGLLFRDIYWAIPMSGVGVMDGKWIWPDTKEFSLPGAVRDGLYPYYGKGYNTSAGNVLNFDFMLEQKLNFITKGLKAHVKASYNSGVTLKKLRKTSYPHYETILNEDSTVNLRKVGDQTNLQYSESTSRSRDWYMEVAMNYKRDFGDHHVSALAMYNQTMKYYPDSDPEEFKSIPRSYIGLVGRATYDWKTRYMVEMNVGYNGSENFAPGKRFGFFPAASAGWVLTEENFMQPLKPWLSYLKFRVSYGIVGNDRVSGNYRFLYLPDSYDPSTGSYYFGNSISTAWKGAMESKIGNPSVTWETAAKQNYGVDAYFINSKLKVNFDYFIERRKDILTNRKVLPTYLAANLPIANIGKVDNKGYELSVNWRDRIHDFRYHIGFNLAYAKNKIVFQDEVPYPYDYMRKTGKPVGQQMGYKYDGFFSEEDVAKYETERGKSIPDHGTGYTPKPGDVKYKDLNEDHKIDQYDVAAIGYPVYPLLTGGVNLGFSYKGFDFSMTWSGATKVSRLLGDIFREPFGATDSRSLMKYMIDDMWTPERGNSAKAPAISFTNKVNNYRDSDLWLRDASYLRLKNVEIGYSFPKKILNKINIGSLRVFATGYNLLTLDKLKIVDPESRPNGNAMYPVVMVVNMGLKVGF; this is encoded by the coding sequence ATGAAAGACTTTTTCACTCCAATGAAGATACCCCAAAAATGGGTATGTCTGCTAGCAATGTCTTTTGTGTTTGGACAACAGGTATTTTCTTCAGAGAAGTATGTGTCGGGAAGTACGGTTGTTGAAACGGGCATTACGCAACAGAGAAGTAAGACAGTGGTTGGTACGGTAACTGATAAGGGTGAGCCTATAATAGGTGCCAGCGTCGTGGTGAAGGATGCCGGTAAAGGCGTGATAACAGATATGAACGGGAATTTTAAACTGGATGTTCCTGTTGGTGCGACAATTGTCATATCTTATGTCGGATATAATAATAAAGAGATTGTTTATAAAGGTGAGTCTACTTTGAAGGTAGAATTGTCTGAAGATGTTTTGCAGTTGCAGGAAGTACAAGTGGTAGCTTATGGCGTTACGAAGAAAGTGACTGTGACGGGCGCTATCTCATCTGTGGGTACAGAAGAAATTCTTAAATCACCGGTCTCAAGTATTTCCAACGCATTGACCGGTAAATTGCCGGGGTTGTCCACCGTGCAGCAAACCGGACAGCCGGGGGCGGATGATGCAACAATGTATATTCGTGGTGTCGGTTCGTTGACAGAAGGATTATCCTCACCACTTGTTTTGGTAGATGGAGTAGAACGTTCGTTCAATCAACTTGATCCTAATGAGATTGAAGATATTTCTATTTTGAAGGATGCTTCGTCAACGGCTGTATTTGGTGTCCGTGGTGCTAATGGTGTTATTTTGGTAACAACGAAAAGGGGACAAGAAGGGAAACCTAAAATAAATGTCTCTACTTCTTATTCATTACAAATGCCGACCCGTATGCCGGAATTTGCCAATAGTTATGAGTATGCAAGTACATATGTCAATGCCCAGCGTCGGGATGGAATAGAGAGTGGTTTTGCTTTTACGGATGAAGCGATTGAGGCTTACCGGACGCACAGCAATCCTTTGGCTTATCCGGACACAGATTGGGTGGATATGTTAATAAAGAATGTAGCGTTGCAGACGCAACATAATTTTTCTATTTCCGGTGGAACAAAAGGAGTCCGTTATTTTGCTTCCTTGGGTGTATTGACACAAGATGGTTTATTTAAATCGTTTGAGAAAGAGTATGATGGTAACTTTAAATATAACCGTTACAACTATCGTATAAATCTGGATTTGGATTTGACGAAGACCACATTGATGCGTATGAATTTAGGTGGACGTGTTAATGATAAGCGTACACCGAATTATGAAGGTAGCAGTGATATCGGATTATTGTTCCGTGATATTTATTGGGCTATTCCTATGTCGGGAGTAGGTGTTATGGATGGAAAATGGATATGGCCTGATACTAAGGAATTCAGTCTGCCGGGTGCTGTAAGAGATGGACTTTATCCATATTATGGAAAAGGATATAATACTTCAGCAGGGAATGTATTGAATTTTGATTTTATGTTGGAGCAGAAATTGAATTTCATCACTAAAGGTTTGAAAGCGCATGTGAAAGCATCTTATAATAGTGGCGTGACTTTGAAAAAGTTGCGTAAAACGTCTTATCCTCATTATGAGACGATACTAAATGAAGATAGTACAGTGAATTTGCGCAAAGTAGGAGATCAGACTAATCTTCAGTATTCGGAGAGTACGAGTCGGAGCAGAGACTGGTATATGGAGGTTGCTATGAATTATAAACGTGATTTTGGTGATCATCATGTTTCAGCTTTGGCCATGTACAACCAGACAATGAAATATTATCCGGATAGCGATCCAGAAGAATTTAAATCTATCCCCCGAAGTTATATCGGTTTGGTAGGACGTGCTACTTATGATTGGAAAACCCGTTATATGGTTGAAATGAACGTGGGATATAATGGCTCTGAGAATTTTGCACCTGGCAAGCGGTTCGGCTTTTTTCCTGCGGCATCAGCTGGTTGGGTGCTGACAGAGGAAAACTTTATGCAGCCTTTAAAGCCATGGTTGAGCTATTTAAAATTTCGCGTTTCTTACGGTATAGTGGGTAATGATCGTGTGAGCGGTAACTACCGCTTCCTCTATCTGCCAGATTCTTACGATCCGTCGACTGGGAGTTATTACTTTGGAAACTCCATATCTACAGCGTGGAAGGGGGCAATGGAAAGTAAAATTGGTAATCCGAGCGTAACTTGGGAAACAGCTGCCAAGCAGAACTATGGGGTGGATGCTTATTTCATTAACAGTAAGCTGAAAGTTAATTTTGATTATTTTATAGAACGTCGTAAGGACATTCTTACGAATCGTAAGGTTCTGCCAACTTATTTAGCTGCAAATTTACCTATTGCCAATATTGGAAAAGTTGACAATAAAGGATATGAACTAAGTGTAAACTGGCGGGACAGAATTCATGATTTTAGATACCATATAGGGTTCAATCTGGCCTATGCTAAAAACAAAATTGTTTTTCAAGATGAAGTTCCCTATCCTTATGATTATATGAGAAAGACCGGCAAGCCGGTTGGGCAACAAATGGGGTATAAATACGATGGATTCTTTTCAGAAGAGGATGTGGCAAAGTATGAGACTGAACGTGGTAAGTCTATACCGGATCATGGAACAGGATATACTCCTAAACCTGGTGATGTGAAATATAAGGATTTAAATGAGGATCATAAAATAGATCAGTATGATGTTGCTGCTATCGGTTATCCTGTCTATCCCCTTCTTACAGGAGGAGTTAATTTGGGATTCTCCTATAAAGGATTCGATTTCAGTATGACATGGTCCGGTGCAACAAAAGTTTCCCGTTTATTGGGTGATATTTTCCGTGAACCGTTTGGGGCTACAGATTCCCGTTCATTAATGAAATATATGATAGATGACATGTGGACCCCGGAAAGAGGAAATTCGGCTAAAGCACCTGCCATTTCGTTTACGAATAAAGTAAATAATTACAGAGATTCGGATTTATGGTTACGTGACGCTTCTTACTTGCGTCTGAAAAATGTAGAGATAGGATATAGTTTCCCTAAAAAGATATTGAACAAAATCAATATAGGAAGTCTGAGAGTTTTTGCAACAGGTTATAACTTGTTGACACTTGATAAATTGAAAATCGTGGATCCGGAATCTCGTCCCAACGGTAATGCAATGTACCCGGTGGTAATGGTCGTAAATATGGGCTTGAAAGTAGGATTTTAA